One region of Sus scrofa isolate TJ Tabasco breed Duroc chromosome 3, Sscrofa11.1, whole genome shotgun sequence genomic DNA includes:
- the LOC106509613 gene encoding uncharacterized protein LOC106509613 codes for MTGQGRGVAVVGKGQEGAQVGVLGSEGFLSGWGQAWACVHVAGSDEGQLRKRRAPADSVSSRQPCPPPSVSPACRVGFRLWAIRRTTWTSGAAPFEQNQELKILLQSSTATARLSCVCAGHQRVRLVRERRAGLWAPGKGPAPANGTAGHGQSLQVGVSPEDVTQKPALRAPGEGPQSPRRGHSGRPRQRAAPRRSGSGSSHHGSEEANLTSIHEEAVRPCQSACDPQDAGRRRLFRRQGEDTGTQRPRSGRLSSRRRPLLCPQQGPCKVWRDVVPAPPAGPRRGPGGDPVEGPGGGDPGGDPVGGPEGGQEGTLSYQQPG; via the coding sequence ATGACAGGGCAGGGACGGGGTGTGGCTGtagtggggaaggggcaggaaggagctcAAGTGGGGGTGCTGGGGTCAGAGGGCTTCCTCTCCGGCTGGGGGCAGGCTTGGGCGTGTGTGCATGTCGCTGGCTCAGATGAGGGGCAGCTGAGAAAGCGCAGGGCGCCTGCTGACAGTgtttcctccaggcagccctgtcCCCCACCGTCCGTGTCCCCTGCCTGCCGTGTCGGGTTCAGGCTCTGGGCCATAAGGAGGACGACCTGGACGAGCGGGGCCGCTCCATTTGAGCAGAACCAGGAGTTAAAGATCCTTTTACAAAGCAGCACTGCCACAGCCCGCCTCTCATGTGTCTGTGCAGGACACCAGAGAGTCCGTCTGGTGAGGGAGCGAAGAGCAGGCCTCTGGGCACCAGGGAAGGGGCCTGCCCCGGCAAACGGGACGGCGGGACATGGCCAGTCCTTGCAGGTGGGAGTCTCCCCCGAAGACGTGACCCAGAAGCCAGCCCTGCGGGCCCCAGGGGAAGGGCCACAGTCACCCAGGAGAGGCCACAGTGGGAGGCCCAGGCAGAGGGCAGCTCCGAGGAGGAgcggctcagggagttcccaccacggctcagaggaagcgaatctgactagtatccatgaggaggcggttCGGCCCTGCCAGAGCGCATGTGACCCCCAGGACGCCGGCAGGAGACGGCTCTTCAGGCGTCAGGGAGAAGACACAGGCACACAGAGACCCAGGTCTGGGCGGCTCAGCTCCAGGAGGCggcccctcctctgcccacagcaGGGCCCATGCAAGGTGTGGAGAGACGTGGTCCCCGCTCCACCTGCAGGGCCCAGGAGGGGGCCAGGAGGGGACCCAGTAGAGGGACCAGGAGGGGGGGACCCCGGAGGGGACCCAGTAGGGGGGCCAGAAGGGGGCCAGGAGGGGACCCTGTCATACCAGCAGCCAGGCTAG